The Stigmatella erecta sequence CACGGACATCATCTACGGGGACCGGATGGCGGCCTTCGAGGGGGGCACGCTCGTGTTGGATCACAAACCCCACACCAACGTGGACGACATCCAGCAGCGCACGGACGGCATCCGCAAGCTGCTCGAGTCCAAGCTCTGACAGCCCCAGGGGCAGCCGCGGGACATGAGCCAGAACATCTACGATGATCCAGGCTTCTTCGAAGGCTACAGCCAGCTCGCGCGCTCCCTGAAAGGCCTCGCCGGCGCCCCGGAGTGGCCGTCACTCCGGGCGCTGCTCCCCAACGTCCAGGGCCTCCAGATCGCCGACCTCGGGTGCGGCTTCGGCGGGTTTTGCCGCTGGGCCCGGGAGCACGGCGCCGCCCACGTGCTCGGCTTGGATGTGTCCGGGAAGATGCTCGCCCGCGCGAAGGCCGAGACCTCGGAGGGCGCCATCACCTACCAGCAGGCCGACCTGGAGCACCTGGCGCTTCCGGAAGGCGCCTTCGAGCTCGCCTTCAGCTCGCTGGCCCTGCACTACGTCGAGGACCTCTCGCGGCTCCTCGCCACCGTTCACCGGGGGCTGGTGCCAGGCGGACGTTTTGTCTTCTCCACCGAGCACCCCATCTTCATGGCCTCGCGCCAGCCGGCCTGGATGCGCGGCCCCGAGGGGCACCGCACGTGGCCCGTCGACAGCTATCAGCTCGAGGGGAAGCGCACGACGCGCTGGCTGGCGGACGGGGTGGTCAAGTACCACCGGACGCTCGGGACCACGCTGAACACGCTCATCCGGCAGGGCTTCACCCTGCGGCACGTCGAGGAGTGGGGCCCATCCAGCGCGCAGCTCGCGGCCCACCCCGAACTGGCCGAGGAGCAGGACCGGCCCATGTTCCTGTTGGTCTCCGCGCAGCGATAGGGAGCGGCCACGTGTCCGGGATGGGGCAGGAGGACGGTGGGCTGCGGGCCCAACGCGCGCTGTGGGCGGATCCGGGCTGGCGCCGCTGGGTGCTGGCCTCGCTCTTCCCCCGGCTGGGCGGGGCGATGATGCCCTTCGCGCTGCTGCTGGTGGGCGAGGCGGCCCTGGGCTCCTTCGCCTCGGGCGCCTGGATGACGAGCGCCTACGCGGTGGGCGCCGCCGTGGCCTCGCCCTTCCGTGGACGGCAGATGGACCGGCGCTCCCTGCCGGGCGCCCTGCGCACCCCGCTGCTGCTGCAGGCCCTCCTGTGCGGGGCGATGGCCCTGGCGGGCACCGTGCGTGCCCCCCTGCCCGTGTTGCTGGGGCTCTCGCTGCTGCTGGGGGTCATCCCCGCGGGCGTCGCGGGCGCCTACCGCGCGCTGCTGCCCTCGCTGCTGCCTCCGGCCCGGCTGGCGCCAGCCTTCGCCATCGACGCGGTGCTCATCGAGGTGGCGTGGATCGGCGGGCCGCCGCTCGTGGGCGCCCTGGCCCTGGTGCACCCGGCGCTCTCCCTGGGCGTCATCGGCGCCGGGGCGCTGGTGGCGCTGGGCATCAACCGCTGGCTGCCCCCGCGCGCGCCGCCGCCCCCCTCCACCCTGCCCGGAGACCGCGTGTCGCTGCGGCCCCTGCTGCGGGGGATGCCCCTGCGCGTCTACGTGAGCGTGGTGGCGTGCGGGGTGGGCTGGGGCTCGGTGGACACGGCCCTGCCGGCCCGGCTGGTGGAGCTGGGCTCCCGCGCGGAGCTGTGGGGCGGCCTCTCGGCCCTGCTGTCCGTCACGAGCGCCGTGGGAGGGCTGGTGCACGCGGGCCTCTTGAGGCCCTCCTCCCCGCAGCGAGCCCTCGGCAGGGCCCTGGTCTTCCTCTCGCTGTGGGGGGGCTTGCTGCTGCCCACCGTGTGGATGGACAGCGTCCTGGGGCTGGGGGTCTGGCTGGCGGCGGCCGGGCTCTTCCTGGCCCCGCTGGTGGGACTGCTCACCTACCTGCTTCAACAAGCCTTGCCCTCGGACCGGCAGGCCGAGGGCTTCGCGCTGTACGGGGCGTGCTGGGCGCTCGGCATCGGCGTGGGCAGCGCGCTCACGGCCCTGCTCCTGCGGCACGCCAGCGCCCAGCTGGCGCTGGTCCCCACGGGAGCGGTGCCCCTGCTGGCGGCCGGGGCCGTGGTGCTGCTCACGCGCGCCCAGCCACGCCCTCCGCCCGTGCCCTGAGGGATTACCAGCCCAACTTGGTGAAGAACTTCTCGAACCCGGACTGCTCGGGCGCCAGCGCGGCGCCCGGAGCGCCCACGCCCGCCGCCGAGGCGATGCCCGGGCGCAGGCCCTCGGCGATGCCGGGCTTGATGTGGTGGCGCACGTCGAGCGCCGCATCGGTCTTGAAGTGCGTGCCCACGCCCATGGCGGCGTTGACGTCCGCGGAGTGCTTGAGGAAGCCGTTCTCCAGCCCGAGCTTGCCGCCGGCCTGGGCCGCCACGCCCGCCACGGCGCCGCCGGTGACGGAGCCGTGCAGCCGGCCCAGGTGGCCACCCGCCGTGCCGTACACGCCGGCCGTGGCGCTCGCGCCGGCCTGGGCCGAGAGCATCGCGGTGGCGGTGCGCGGATCCAGCGAGGCCACCGCCTCGGCGTAGGCGCCGGCACCGGCCTTGGCCTCGCCCTTGAGGTAGCCGCCCGCGTGCCGGTTGAAGTCGTGGCTGACGCTGCCCGTCACGCCCACGCCCGTCTCGGCCTTGCCCGTCAGCGCGGCGGTGTATGCGTGGCTGTTCCTGTCGGCCGAGATACCGGCCTGCCCGCTGGCCCGGAACGCGTTGGCCTCGGCGGTGAGCTGGGCGCTGGAGACGCCGAAGCGGCCCGCGTGGGTCCCCTGCGCCTGGTAGGACGCCTGCGGCCCGTTGATGGAGGCCTCCGCCGAGTGGTGGAACACGCCGCCACCGGTCTGGTGGGTGGTGGAGGCCTGCATCGAGCCCATGTTGGCGTTCACCGTGCCGCCGAAGACATCCTTCTGGTAGGGATTGCCCGGCCGGTCGACGTACATGTTCTGCTTGGCGGTCGGGGGGGCGGTCAGCTTGTTGTCGCCGCCGGAGA is a genomic window containing:
- a CDS encoding class I SAM-dependent methyltransferase; this encodes MSQNIYDDPGFFEGYSQLARSLKGLAGAPEWPSLRALLPNVQGLQIADLGCGFGGFCRWAREHGAAHVLGLDVSGKMLARAKAETSEGAITYQQADLEHLALPEGAFELAFSSLALHYVEDLSRLLATVHRGLVPGGRFVFSTEHPIFMASRQPAWMRGPEGHRTWPVDSYQLEGKRTTRWLADGVVKYHRTLGTTLNTLIRQGFTLRHVEEWGPSSAQLAAHPELAEEQDRPMFLLVSAQR
- a CDS encoding MFS transporter yields the protein MGQEDGGLRAQRALWADPGWRRWVLASLFPRLGGAMMPFALLLVGEAALGSFASGAWMTSAYAVGAAVASPFRGRQMDRRSLPGALRTPLLLQALLCGAMALAGTVRAPLPVLLGLSLLLGVIPAGVAGAYRALLPSLLPPARLAPAFAIDAVLIEVAWIGGPPLVGALALVHPALSLGVIGAGALVALGINRWLPPRAPPPPSTLPGDRVSLRPLLRGMPLRVYVSVVACGVGWGSVDTALPARLVELGSRAELWGGLSALLSVTSAVGGLVHAGLLRPSSPQRALGRALVFLSLWGGLLLPTVWMDSVLGLGVWLAAAGLFLAPLVGLLTYLLQQALPSDRQAEGFALYGACWALGIGVGSALTALLLRHASAQLALVPTGAVPLLAAGAVVLLTRAQPRPPPVP